In Bombyx mori chromosome 11, ASM3026992v2, one genomic interval encodes:
- the Mtch gene encoding mitochondrial carrier homolog translates to MDEIEKERIAALPSQILVTTICHPMEYAKVLIQLGYEPLAPRRSTTLFGRPAMILPNVFQYIKYIKASDGFFGCYRGLSARMLGLIAASQLTSKVIVAVGIDLPEINDPPNIVTDDEPKVEDYIKLGRRDMIMQTVAVVIAHPFHVVSVRMMASFIGKEEHYSSLLGAIVSIYKDDGILGFLHGLIPKVLGDLTCLAVTGVLAYYVNKYFVKTKDLRYYTIPLLTFITSTITYPMVVVSTCMAVAGSSLKAGNPPAMPNYPSWQVCWRDLMRNKQHKRGSSLIFRYYIAPISAFQ, encoded by the coding sequence ATGGACGAAATTGAGAAAGAAAGAATAGCCGCGTTACCTTCACAAATACTTGTTACAACAATATGCCATCCCATGGAATACGCAAAAGTTTTAATCCAGCTTGGGTACGAGCCTTTGGCTCCGCGCCGGTCCACGACCCTGTTTGGCCGCCCAGCCATGATATTACCTAACGTTTTCCAGTATATAAAGTACATAAAGGCTTCGGATGGTTTCTTCGGTTGCTACAGGGGCTTATCAGCAAGAATGCTTGGTCTTATCGCCGCAAGTCAACTCACATCGAAGGTAATAGTAGCCGTCGGTATTGATCTACCTGAAATCAATGATCCTCCCAACATCGTCACCGATGATGAACCCAAAGTTGAAGATTACATCAAACTAGGACGCAGAGACATGATCATGCAAACGGTAGCAGTCGTTATTGCTCACCCGTTCCATGTTGTGTCAGTTCGAATGATGGCCTCATTTATTGGGAAAGAAGAACACTACAGCTCGCTGTTGGGCGCTATAGTCTCTATTTACAAGGACGACGGTATCCTTGGATTCTTGCATGGCCTTATTCCTAAGGTGTTAGGAGATTTAACTTGTTTGGCTGTAACTGGAGTTCTGGCTTACTATgttaacaaatattttgttaagaCTAAAGATCTTAGATATTACACGATTCCATTGCTTACATTTATAACAAGCACAATAACATATCCAATGGTTGTGGTATCTACCTGTATGGCAGTAGCTGGTTCTAGTTTAAAGGCTGGCAACCCTCCGGCAATGCCAAACTACCCTTCATGGCAAGTATGCTGGAGGGATTTAATGAGAAACAAACAACACAAACGTGGTTCCTCCCTTATATTTAGGTACTACATAGCTCCGATTTCAGCATTTCAGTAA